The Solanum lycopersicum chromosome 8, SLM_r2.1 DNA segment TTTGAAGTAAAAGGCAACTTCAAATAAAATACGACAGAAATAGTTTTGTCCATAGAAAAGATAGAGGTAATAAATTCTGCAACAACAAACTTACGAGCTAGTATCCTAATCAACACAAGATGATCAAAGTAATTATCCAAACAGATAGATGATAAATGCAAAACAAAACTTTCGCGGAATCAATTGAGCAGGTTAAATATCATCTGCTGCCATCTCAAACATATGCCTTACAGCTTGTCCTCAAACTCGGATAGAGGGGTCATCTGATCCTTCAAACCCTTCCTCTTGCGGATATCAAGGACGAGTTGATGAGCTTGTGAGCCAGCTTCCAATGGGTCAGAGGACATCATTTCCCAATGATCAAACACACACTGTGGGAAGGCTTGACCTGAAGTAGCAGCTCTCAAGGTACCTGAAAATCCAAAAGACTCAACAACAGGAAGGTAAGCCTTGATGTTGTAAAGAGGAGTTCCTGGCCTCTGCATCTCCTCAAACACGTGTCCACGCTTCTGATTCAGAACACTATAGATACCACCAAGGGCTTGCTCCGGAGCCTGAATTTCCACAAGGTAAACGGGCTCCAACAGGCGGGGTTTAGCAGTAAGCTGAGAAGCATAGATAACCCTCCTAGCAGTGGGAATAACTTGGCCACCACCCCTGTGAATAGCATCAGAATgaagaacaacatcacagacTTCAAAGCAAATACCTCTCATGTTCTCTTCAGCCAATGCACCTTCCTTCGAAGCCCACTGGAAACCAGCAACAACAGAATCCTTAATTTCATTCAGGTACTGAACTCCCTTACACATATCCACCACCATGTTGGGACCAGTTGTCTCAGGACCAAAGCACCAAATCTTCTTTGCAAGATCTTTGTCCCAGCCAAACTCCTCAGCCAAGATCTTGGAACGAACCTTAGGGTCATCCCTAGGGCCAATGCGTCCCTCGTCAATAGCCTCAGCAAGCCCTTCCTCCATTGGTCTAGCCTCCATGTACAAACGGTTATGCTTGTTAGGGGACTTGCTCATCACAGTTCGAGTAGACTTCTCGAGGACCGTCTCACGGAAGGACACAACGGGATCAGATTTTATAATTTCAGCACCGCCCATAAAGTCATCCTGCAAATCCTTCAGACAGATCTCAAGGTGGAGTTCTCCAGCACCAGCAATAATATGCTCTCCAGACTCTTCAATAGAACAAACAACCATAGGATCAGACTTAGCCAGACGTTTCAACCCTTCAACAAGCTTGGGAAGGTCAGATGCGACCTTGCACTGAACAGCTACACGCACAACTGGTGAGACAGAAAACTTCATTGCTCTGATAGGGTGAGCATCGACTTCCTTTTCATTGGTCAATGTTGCATTCTTGGTAATAAACTGATCCAAACCAACCATGGCAACAGTGTTACCACAGGGAACATCCTCAACAGTTTCTTGCCTCTTACCCATCCAAATAACAGTTCGCTGGATATTCTTGACATATAAATCCTTCTTTTCACCAGGAACATAGTTAGGACCCATGATTCTAACCTTCATACCAGTAGAAACCTTCCCAGCAAATACACGACCAAAAGCAAAGAATCTACCCTTGTCAGATGCTGGAATCATCTTTGATACATAAAGCATAAGCGGCCCTTCTGGGTCACAGTTCCTGATAGCATTAGCATAAGCATCATCAAGGGGTCCCTCATACAAGTTCTCCACACGGTATTTTTGAGCTGTGGACGGTGATGGGAGATGATATATCATCATTTCAAGAAGAGCAGTACTTGCGGGAAGCCAGGTCTGCATCACACGCTTCATCAGTGCCTTGCCCATCAAATCTTTTTCATCAGATTTCATGGTTACACCAAGCTTCTGCAACATAGGCCAGAGCTTATCTTTCTGATCGTTCATGCAAGTGTTGATAATCTGCTTAATTGGCTCATAGCAGAATTGAACAAACCCACGCTTGCACGAAGCTGTCCCGGTGTTTTTTGTGGTCCACTTTTTGGTGGCAGGGTCAAAAAAGTTCTCACCCCACAGCCTCTCCATCATCTTAGACTCATCAACACCAAATTTGGAAGCATACATCTTGGCAAAATTGGTGAGAGTGAAAGCCCACCCATGCAACCCAGCTGAGAAAGCAACGGTACCTTTCTCAGGATAAACCTGGACATCACCAAGAAGGGGATCCTCATATGTAGCCATGATAACATTAGCATTCTCAATAACTCTTTGGAATGTCTGATAGGCCTCCTCTCCATCAACCTGAAGCTCGAGGAAACACCTGTCCATCTTGTTAACTGTCAAGACAGGACGAATCCTTTCACCAAGGGCCTGACGGAGCACAGTCTCTGTCTGGACACAGACACCTTCCACACAATCAACCACCACAAGTGCACCATCAGTAATACGAAGAGCAGCAGTCACTTCAGATGAGAAGTCAACGTGCCCAGGTGAATCGATGAGGTTGATGAGGTACTCGTTCCCATTTCTCTCTCCCTTGAAGTTCCTCAAGGAGTCATCAGTCATCTCGTAGTAAAGTGAAATACCAGTGGACTTGATGGTGATACCACGCTCAGCCTCATCTGCACGTGTATCTGTCATTCTGACATCACCTGCAACTTCCTGAGCAATGATACCAGCAGCCGCCACCAGAGAATCAGTAAGGGTAGATTTTCCTGTCAGGTTAAGTACATCATGGAATTAGAACTCCAAATCATCTGATAAGTTAAACCATAGATGGTAAACTATCACCAAAGAAACGCAAAAGAGAAGAAACCTAATGAAACAATGTTATGCAAACTGTACCACCCCAAAAACATACAAGGTTGTTTCACTGCCCAGATTGATTCCAGGTGATCAGAAgggaaaataattaatgttccTTCCATTTGACAGGTATAACAATTTTACAAGAAAGAATTTAAACTACCAGTGTACAATTTAATAATTACATGTTCCTTACCATGGTCCACATGAGCAATAACAGACATATTACGAATGTTATGCTTGAAGTCCATAATCCTTCTAAGCTCTTCAGCTGTGAACTTCACCATCTTGAATGGCTGTCAATGTAACTACAAATTCGTCTTGTTCCTGCCATTTGAAGCACCAACAAATATTAAACATCAAGTGAAGTTTATTCAAAAGATATCAAGTTTTAAGACATAAGCATAAACAAGGagtatttctggaaaaaaaaatgtttacaaTCTAAAACAAAGTATATTTCATGGCAGGCTTATTACACCAATCAATAAAACAAGCTagtgaaataaaatatgtagAGCACATATACAAGTAAATACTTGTATGTTCCAAATTTACGAAAATAAGCAAGCAGCAATAGATTAAGCAACTTAATAATTTATAGATCTGTTATAGCCCAATGAGTGAACTATCAAATATTACTAAAAGCTCTAatgatatttatcatttatatattaCACACACATATGGCGTAAACATAATTCCTAAAATAGATTAAGGCAATATCATATCCCTTCAAGGTTTAGATTACATAAATATcccttcataaaacctttacaCATACGCTATCACTGTCATTTCGAACAATATTTCAATCATAAAATGAATGGAAACTGATTTAGTAGCTACTAGTTAACTCTAGGCCTGCGTTATTCGTTTTTACCATAGATCTCGATTCTAAAATGTTTTAATAGCAATTTGTACCCATATTTCCTTCACCGTTTTGCCTATTTTAGTTAAAGATGTAAAGGTAGAAGCATTCACACAAAGTTAATACGATACTGACACAATTAATTATGATGTTATTCAATAGATAATCCAAGGAAAA contains these protein-coding regions:
- the LOC101254320 gene encoding elongation factor 2 yields the protein MVKFTAEELRRIMDFKHNIRNMSVIAHVDHGKSTLTDSLVAAAGIIAQEVAGDVRMTDTRADEAERGITIKSTGISLYYEMTDDSLRNFKGERNGNEYLINLIDSPGHVDFSSEVTAALRITDGALVVVDCVEGVCVQTETVLRQALGERIRPVLTVNKMDRCFLELQVDGEEAYQTFQRVIENANVIMATYEDPLLGDVQVYPEKGTVAFSAGLHGWAFTLTNFAKMYASKFGVDESKMMERLWGENFFDPATKKWTTKNTGTASCKRGFVQFCYEPIKQIINTCMNDQKDKLWPMLQKLGVTMKSDEKDLMGKALMKRVMQTWLPASTALLEMMIYHLPSPSTAQKYRVENLYEGPLDDAYANAIRNCDPEGPLMLYVSKMIPASDKGRFFAFGRVFAGKVSTGMKVRIMGPNYVPGEKKDLYVKNIQRTVIWMGKRQETVEDVPCGNTVAMVGLDQFITKNATLTNEKEVDAHPIRAMKFSVSPVVRVAVQCKVASDLPKLVEGLKRLAKSDPMVVCSIEESGEHIIAGAGELHLEICLKDLQDDFMGGAEIIKSDPVVSFRETVLEKSTRTVMSKSPNKHNRLYMEARPMEEGLAEAIDEGRIGPRDDPKVRSKILAEEFGWDKDLAKKIWCFGPETTGPNMVVDMCKGVQYLNEIKDSVVAGFQWASKEGALAEENMRGICFEVCDVVLHSDAIHRGGGQVIPTARRVIYASQLTAKPRLLEPVYLVEIQAPEQALGGIYSVLNQKRGHVFEEMQRPGTPLYNIKAYLPVVESFGFSGTLRAATSGQAFPQCVFDHWEMMSSDPLEAGSQAHQLVLDIRKRKGLKDQMTPLSEFEDKL